One stretch of Magnetococcales bacterium DNA includes these proteins:
- a CDS encoding transglutaminase domain-containing protein, which yields MKRVFGILSLLAFLATGVPSAWAAKGIVTMTIEPTTSGQMATSQVWLPYPISGPFQKIHDIDIQDNATTSAVYGDPDNGATHLYAEWRDHTPGQRLVLQFLADTRERRVEKLVDKGLPVPAEIEKYLQPNHWLPTDGAVGKTAGEIASGRKGILEKARAVYDWVVENTTRDPNVRGCGLGIVEATMSQRSGKCADLSSVYVALARAIGVPSREVFGLRLGKKPEQDITGGYHCWAEFYLPGTGWVPVDPSDVRKIMLVNKLTLEQVKAEREYYFGAVDDVRITLRHGGRGLTLTPPQNAGPINYLMYPYAEVNGKALDYFDPKTFRYTVHFKAVN from the coding sequence ATGAAAAGAGTATTCGGCATTCTCTCGCTCCTGGCCTTCCTGGCGACAGGAGTTCCCTCCGCCTGGGCAGCCAAAGGGATCGTAACCATGACCATCGAGCCGACGACCAGCGGCCAGATGGCAACCAGCCAGGTTTGGCTCCCCTACCCCATCTCCGGCCCCTTCCAGAAAATCCACGACATCGACATTCAAGACAATGCGACGACATCCGCCGTATATGGCGATCCGGACAACGGTGCCACGCACCTCTACGCCGAATGGCGTGACCACACCCCCGGACAACGCCTGGTATTGCAATTCCTGGCTGATACCCGGGAGCGCCGCGTGGAAAAACTGGTGGACAAGGGACTGCCTGTGCCGGCCGAGATTGAAAAATATCTTCAGCCAAACCACTGGCTGCCCACGGATGGTGCGGTGGGAAAAACCGCCGGGGAAATCGCCTCCGGCCGCAAGGGAATTTTGGAGAAGGCCCGCGCCGTCTACGACTGGGTGGTCGAAAACACCACCCGTGATCCCAACGTACGCGGATGCGGCCTGGGGATCGTCGAGGCAACCATGAGCCAACGTAGCGGCAAGTGCGCCGACCTGAGTTCGGTCTATGTCGCCCTGGCTCGGGCCATCGGCGTGCCATCCCGTGAGGTGTTTGGTCTGCGCCTGGGCAAAAAGCCGGAGCAAGACATCACCGGCGGCTATCACTGCTGGGCAGAGTTCTACCTGCCCGGCACCGGCTGGGTGCCAGTGGACCCATCAGACGTCCGTAAAATTATGCTGGTGAACAAACTGACCCTGGAACAGGTCAAGGCTGAACGGGAATACTATTTTGGAGCCGTGGACGACGTGCGCATCACCCTGCGCCATGGTGGCCGCGGTCTAACCCTGACCCCCCCGCAGAATGCCGGTCCGATCAACTATCTCATGTACCCCTACGCCGAAGTGAACGGCAAGGCACTGGACTATTTCGATCCTAAAACCTTCCGTTATACGGTCCACTTCAAGGCCGTCAACTGA
- the asnB gene encoding asparagine synthase (glutamine-hydrolyzing), whose translation MTLPHRGRFSLRRTPPLQPTPTAPDRQLMCGICGFTGPGEGGTLEGMTSTLHHRGPDEAGMWLGEGIALGMRRLAIIDLASGQQPVFNEDRSIVAVFNGEIYNHPELRTTLEARGHRFRSHHADSETIVHLYEEHGLEFIHHLNGMFAIALWDQSRKRLILIRDHAGIKPLYFARVDGELLFGSEPKAILAHPKFQREPDLTALHHYFSFKNIPAPWSAFKGMGQLAPGECLIFAGGEITRERWWRGAFAEDDQIDEERAGATIRDILTDSVRLQMRSDVPFAAYLSGGLDSSSVVALMSRLHDRPIETFTLTYSDELPHKNADRRFARQVSEMYGTHHHEHTITSQDLTDAIPAVIDAFDEPFSGVISTYFVTESIARHVKVALSGDGADELFGSYLPHRLAQPLDYLQRHRQRMGDFDEEDLARLAPFEDQTEWLAAILDRGGEASGRMGQYIADEAMKQDLYTPRMRAAVAGVSTEALVARYLHESHTTDPLNRKLYLDSKTILSDQVLPFVDRLSMAHSVEVRPPFLDPRMIAYAWQLPGGMKIKRGRVKHILKEAVKDLLPADLVDRPKEGFIMPINEWILQKLEGFVRETLSAGALERHGLLLPERVGILIDDHYAGRGNHGNRIWNLMVFQLWWNRFFENHSGFHGLGRGGVS comes from the coding sequence GTGACGCTTCCTCACCGGGGGCGGTTTTCTCTCCGTCGCACACCTCCTCTCCAACCCACTCCGACGGCTCCTGATCGGCAGCTCATGTGCGGTATTTGCGGATTTACCGGGCCGGGGGAGGGGGGCACCCTGGAAGGGATGACCTCTACCCTGCATCATCGGGGGCCGGATGAGGCGGGGATGTGGCTGGGGGAGGGGATTGCCCTGGGCATGCGGCGGTTGGCGATTATCGATCTGGCTTCCGGTCAGCAGCCGGTCTTCAACGAGGATCGCTCCATCGTGGCGGTCTTCAACGGCGAGATCTACAACCATCCCGAACTCCGCACCACCCTGGAAGCCCGGGGCCACCGCTTTCGTTCCCACCATGCCGATTCGGAAACCATCGTTCACCTCTATGAAGAGCATGGGCTGGAATTCATCCACCATCTCAACGGCATGTTTGCCATCGCCCTGTGGGATCAATCCCGCAAGCGTCTGATTTTAATCCGGGATCATGCCGGGATCAAACCCCTCTATTTTGCCCGGGTGGATGGGGAGCTTCTCTTTGGTTCCGAACCGAAGGCGATTTTGGCCCATCCCAAATTTCAGCGTGAGCCGGATCTGACAGCCCTGCACCACTATTTCAGCTTCAAGAATATTCCCGCCCCCTGGTCCGCCTTCAAGGGGATGGGGCAGCTGGCTCCGGGGGAGTGTTTGATTTTTGCAGGGGGGGAGATCACCCGGGAGCGTTGGTGGAGGGGGGCTTTTGCGGAGGACGACCAGATCGATGAGGAGCGTGCCGGGGCCACCATCCGGGATATTTTGACCGATAGCGTCCGCTTGCAGATGCGCTCGGATGTGCCCTTTGCGGCCTACCTTTCCGGTGGTTTGGATAGCTCCAGTGTGGTGGCCCTCATGAGCCGCTTGCACGATAGACCGATCGAGACTTTTACCCTCACCTACAGCGATGAGCTGCCCCACAAGAATGCCGACCGCCGCTTTGCCCGGCAAGTGTCTGAAATGTATGGTACCCACCACCACGAGCACACCATCACCAGCCAGGATTTGACCGATGCCATTCCAGCGGTGATCGATGCTTTTGATGAACCCTTTTCCGGGGTGATCTCCACCTATTTTGTCACCGAATCCATCGCCCGCCATGTCAAGGTGGCCCTCTCCGGGGATGGCGCGGATGAACTCTTCGGCAGCTATCTTCCCCACCGTCTGGCCCAGCCGCTGGATTATCTGCAACGTCACCGGCAGCGGATGGGGGATTTTGACGAGGAAGATCTGGCGCGGTTGGCTCCCTTTGAAGATCAAACCGAGTGGCTGGCAGCAATTCTTGATCGGGGTGGGGAGGCTTCGGGGCGCATGGGGCAATATATCGCCGATGAAGCGATGAAGCAGGATCTCTATACCCCCCGGATGCGGGCTGCTGTGGCGGGGGTCTCCACCGAAGCCCTGGTGGCGCGATACCTCCATGAGAGCCACACCACCGATCCTCTGAATCGTAAGCTCTATCTCGATTCGAAGACCATCCTTTCGGATCAGGTGCTTCCCTTTGTGGACCGGCTCTCCATGGCCCACTCCGTGGAGGTGCGTCCCCCCTTTCTGGATCCCCGCATGATCGCTTATGCCTGGCAGTTGCCGGGGGGGATGAAAATCAAACGGGGCAGGGTCAAGCATATCCTCAAGGAAGCGGTGAAGGATCTCCTGCCAGCTGATCTGGTGGATCGGCCCAAGGAGGGGTTTATCATGCCCATCAACGAATGGATTTTACAAAAGCTGGAAGGGTTTGTGCGGGAGACCCTGTCGGCGGGCGCTCTGGAGAGGCACGGCTTGTTGCTGCCCGAGCGGGTGGGGATCTTGATTGACGATCACTATGCCGGGCGGGGTAATCATGGAAACCGGATCTGGAATTTGATGGTGTTTCAGCTCTGGTGGAACCGTTTTTTTGAAAATCACAGTGGCTTTCATGGCTTGGGGCGGGGAGGCGTTTCATGA
- a CDS encoding GNAT family N-acetyltransferase codes for MSDSSREGFPAPDGDLSDLASPVHLTGQRVCLRPVQITDLDRSLPWRNDPEIRDNVLGYPGAVSREQEERWYQRILEERESNRLVLGVEDLSDGVLVGFIQLSDIDRHDRTAQLGLTIGEKSRQGRGLGREALGLMVDYAFDLLELNRIWIRVVAYNERALTLYRKMGFQDEGILRQHAFRWGSHHNVHLLGLMAAEWREGGLS; via the coding sequence ATGAGTGATTCAAGCCGGGAGGGCTTTCCAGCTCCTGACGGGGATCTTTCCGACTTGGCCTCCCCCGTACATCTGACCGGCCAGCGGGTCTGCCTGCGTCCGGTTCAAATCACCGACCTGGATCGCTCCCTGCCCTGGCGCAACGATCCGGAAATTCGGGACAACGTCCTGGGCTATCCCGGGGCGGTTTCCAGAGAGCAGGAGGAGCGGTGGTATCAGCGGATTTTGGAAGAGCGGGAGTCCAACCGGTTGGTGTTGGGGGTGGAGGATCTCAGCGATGGGGTGCTGGTTGGTTTTATCCAGCTCAGTGATATCGACCGCCACGACCGCACCGCCCAGCTGGGGCTGACCATCGGCGAGAAGAGCCGCCAGGGCCGGGGGCTGGGAAGAGAGGCGCTGGGGCTGATGGTGGATTATGCCTTTGATCTCTTGGAGCTGAATCGAATCTGGATCCGGGTGGTGGCTTATAACGAGCGGGCTCTGACGCTCTATCGGAAGATGGGTTTTCAGGATGAGGGGATTTTGCGCCAGCATGCCTTTCGTTGGGGGAGCCATCACAATGTACATCTTTTGGGTTTGATGGCGGCGGAGTGGCGGGAGGGGGGGCTGTCATGA
- a CDS encoding flippase-like domain-containing protein has product MTDGGKEMVGGHDSNSEPKKKPGKRWLFWVKLLSAVLLLLFLLHQNRLDLAVMGELVLEPWLVFGVVGMTMTVFLLAGFRWHLLLVSQEIPLSRMKAIQVTFIGMFFGLFLPGGLLGGDALRVAYAIQATKHNRGGAALSVLVDRAIGFYALLLLGLVAAFLNPEAIMGNPPLRILAMINLLLLVVGPVVGLLTLWLVWKSDRLRSFVWANPDGLLQRILSRAADAVKLYRRAIPLLFGALGLSVLSQALGIASVVLIGLSTEGGVLAFLDYAFVTAWTLIANTIPLTPGGIGVGEAAFDQLCRWIEPMPSMIAYGSLFFVYRILTLGAALPGFFAYLIYRNEVDAHLETGKMSEGGRGAS; this is encoded by the coding sequence ATGACTGATGGGGGAAAGGAGATGGTTGGGGGGCACGATTCCAATTCCGAGCCGAAAAAGAAGCCGGGCAAGCGTTGGCTTTTTTGGGTCAAGCTCCTCTCTGCGGTGCTGTTGCTGCTCTTTTTGCTTCATCAAAATCGCTTGGATTTGGCGGTGATGGGGGAGCTGGTTTTGGAGCCGTGGTTGGTTTTTGGGGTGGTGGGGATGACCATGACGGTCTTTTTGCTGGCGGGTTTTCGCTGGCACCTGCTTTTGGTTTCCCAGGAGATTCCCCTTTCCCGGATGAAGGCGATCCAGGTCACTTTTATCGGGATGTTTTTCGGTCTTTTTTTGCCGGGCGGCTTGTTGGGGGGGGATGCTTTGCGGGTGGCTTATGCCATTCAGGCCACCAAGCACAATCGGGGGGGGGCGGCGCTTTCGGTCCTGGTGGATCGGGCGATTGGGTTTTATGCGCTGTTGTTGCTGGGGTTGGTGGCGGCTTTTCTCAATCCCGAGGCGATTATGGGCAATCCACCGTTGCGGATTTTGGCGATGATCAATTTGCTTTTGCTGGTGGTGGGGCCAGTGGTGGGGTTGTTGACGCTTTGGTTGGTGTGGAAGAGTGATCGCTTGCGGAGTTTTGTCTGGGCCAATCCTGATGGTTTGCTTCAGCGGATATTGAGTCGGGCGGCGGATGCGGTGAAGCTCTATCGTCGGGCGATTCCGTTGCTTTTTGGGGCGTTGGGGCTTTCGGTATTGTCCCAGGCTTTGGGGATTGCCAGTGTGGTGTTGATTGGGCTTTCTACCGAGGGGGGGGTGCTGGCTTTTCTGGATTATGCCTTTGTTACCGCCTGGACTTTGATTGCCAACACCATTCCGCTGACTCCGGGGGGGATTGGGGTGGGGGAGGCGGCTTTTGATCAGCTCTGTCGTTGGATTGAGCCCATGCCTTCGATGATCGCCTATGGTTCGCTCTTTTTTGTTTATCGCATTTTGACGTTGGGGGCGGCGTTGCCGGGTTTTTTTGCTTATCTCATTTATCGCAACGAGGTGGATGCTCATTTGGAAACCGGGAAGATGTCTGAAGGGGGGAGGGGGGCTTCATGA
- a CDS encoding glycosyltransferase family 2 protein, with product MSDLARPTFERAKFNRSVSLLSWGLNEEALVDGFLTRAIALLEETVEEFEIVFVNDGSTDRTGEILDAWAKREPRLKVIHNEKNLNVGLSCRRAVQAAGKEYLFWQTVDWSYDITNLRTFLELLNHYDVVQGVRVVPERILSHIPLIRSIYRIRGRSDNLWKAMISLGNYYTQRMLFGANFHDFQNITFYRSRAVQGLPMSGTTPFVNPEMLIRSYYGGSRFIEVPINFIPRSEGEAKGTRIGTVIRTVVDIAGNWLQWGWRLSRTPVGERGSIERVSSPFFLSDEVLRLVIPLFKDFR from the coding sequence ATGAGCGATCTGGCCAGGCCGACATTTGAGCGTGCCAAGTTCAACCGTTCCGTTTCGCTTCTCTCTTGGGGATTGAACGAAGAGGCGTTGGTGGATGGTTTTCTCACTCGGGCCATTGCGCTTTTGGAGGAGACGGTGGAGGAGTTTGAGATCGTCTTTGTCAATGACGGCTCTACGGACCGTACCGGGGAAATTTTGGATGCTTGGGCCAAGCGGGAGCCGAGGCTCAAGGTGATTCACAACGAAAAAAACTTAAACGTCGGGCTTTCCTGTCGCAGGGCGGTGCAGGCGGCGGGCAAGGAGTATCTTTTTTGGCAGACGGTGGATTGGTCTTATGACATTACCAACCTGCGCACTTTTTTGGAGTTGTTGAACCATTATGACGTGGTGCAGGGGGTGCGGGTGGTGCCGGAGCGGATTTTGAGTCACATTCCGTTGATTCGTTCGATCTATCGCATTCGGGGTCGTTCGGATAATTTGTGGAAGGCGATGATTTCGTTGGGCAATTATTATACCCAGCGGATGTTGTTTGGGGCCAACTTTCACGACTTTCAAAACATCACCTTTTATCGTTCCCGGGCGGTGCAGGGGTTGCCGATGTCGGGGACGACGCCTTTTGTCAATCCGGAGATGTTGATTCGTTCCTATTATGGTGGGAGTCGTTTTATTGAGGTGCCGATCAATTTTATTCCCAGGAGTGAGGGGGAGGCGAAGGGGACGCGGATTGGGACGGTGATTCGCACGGTGGTGGATATTGCGGGTAATTGGTTGCAGTGGGGGTGGCGGTTGAGCAGGACGCCGGTAGGGGAGAGGGGATCGATAGAGCGGGTTTCGAGTCCTTTTTTTCTTTCGGATGAGGTGTTGAGGTTGGTGATTCCTCTGTTCAAGGATTTCAGGTGA
- a CDS encoding DegT/DnrJ/EryC1/StrS family aminotransferase: protein QFGFQRGAFPIAEKIGDQTLSLPLWVGMNEEHVAYVADTVKKTVGPLVC, encoded by the coding sequence GCAGTTTGGATTCCAGCGGGGAGCCTTTCCCATTGCCGAAAAGATCGGCGATCAAACCCTCTCCCTGCCCCTCTGGGTGGGGATGAATGAAGAGCACGTGGCTTATGTGGCAGATACCGTCAAGAAAACTGTCGGGCCGTTGGTCTGCTGA
- a CDS encoding WbqC family protein encodes MTTLAVLQPGYLPWLGFFDQMQRADHFVFYDDVQFDKNGWRNRNRVKSASGPVWLTVPVRHKGLAKPRIMDIDIDNSRPWGKKQLNTLSQLYARAPFRDLYLPGLGEVLRHPWQRLVDLDLALIERMCGWLGLERPLHRSSELGVGGGQSGRLVALCQHFGADTYLTGDSARDYLDGDLFAEAGIGVEWQNYQHPTYPQLHGGFVPYLSTLDLLFNVGPESLALLAGKGASLGGGEGNHD; translated from the coding sequence ATGACCACGCTGGCGGTCCTGCAACCGGGCTATCTCCCCTGGCTCGGATTTTTTGATCAGATGCAGCGGGCGGACCATTTTGTTTTTTACGACGATGTGCAGTTTGACAAAAACGGCTGGCGCAACCGCAACCGGGTGAAGTCAGCTTCAGGTCCGGTATGGCTGACGGTGCCGGTGCGTCACAAGGGTCTCGCCAAACCGCGAATCATGGATATCGACATCGACAACAGCCGCCCCTGGGGGAAAAAGCAGCTCAACACCCTCTCCCAACTCTACGCCCGGGCGCCCTTTCGGGATCTTTATCTGCCCGGCTTGGGGGAGGTGTTGCGACACCCTTGGCAGAGGCTGGTGGATTTGGATTTGGCGTTGATCGAAAGGATGTGTGGCTGGCTGGGGCTTGAACGGCCTCTTCATCGGTCGAGCGAGCTGGGTGTTGGGGGTGGTCAAAGTGGCCGGTTGGTGGCGCTTTGCCAGCACTTTGGGGCCGATACCTATCTCACCGGGGACAGCGCCCGGGATTATCTGGATGGGGATCTTTTTGCGGAGGCCGGGATTGGGGTGGAGTGGCAAAATTATCAGCACCCCACCTATCCCCAGCTCCATGGGGGGTTTGTTCCCTATCTTTCGACTCTGGATCTGCTTTTTAACGTGGGGCCGGAGAGTTTGGCGCTGTTGGCTGGGAAGGGGGCTTCCTTGGGGGGCGGGGAGGGGAATCATGACTGA